The Desmodus rotundus isolate HL8 chromosome 3, HLdesRot8A.1, whole genome shotgun sequence genome includes a region encoding these proteins:
- the SCAF11 gene encoding protein SCAF11 isoform X4 — protein sequence MKSKLDSWQRYVFSHETRNEESYCGDVQFLKKSNNSVQCRQQWKPSNEALDKSTTLASCPIDRKPFQAVFKVSALEGCVKVQVQRQLRETKDKINENSFKKQLFSYENSKTCMRKKITGEDLLSAKFYDLKMHRKTTYSEMGRKKNATIKIKPPRSNQCTSQYFRNFLSNMFSSSSHTGESSFTCRAYCTEFIEVNEISALIRQKRQELELSWFPDTLPGIGRIGFIPWNIETEVLPLISSVMPRTIFPTSTISLENFGTSYKGYALAHTQEGEEKKQTSGTSNTRGSRRKPAATTPTRRSTRNTRAETVTQSQRSPVSNNSGCDAPDNSNPPVSVSPSAESEKQTRQAPKRKSVRRGRKPPLLKKKLRSSVPPPEKSSSSDSADETAESDTPPVLEKEHQSDEENSNTCAVQTNVDDKSANGLKSGSEQIEESEHTENHDTEERVESSYSESCTQEDPVLVGEEEEVQKVDNTDMKANVFCLESEVSENISEKGGGPLENQDAICGPSESELKADIGTDHSPDDFLTCSASEIEVHQPTPSLGDLSENAELVVSKENVEVNEEKIIDVNDEKVIVSPIVEIIDHKDTTVKTEQLADSPKLESSEGGVIQTVDKTSVETSEIQLPGHVETEDAEITATCDTPGNENFSSIQDSENNLLKNNLNTKLDGSLEEKPESLVEHTRSTELPNTHIEQIQQRSSEDNNEMIPMECDSFCSDQNESGIELAVNADAKQLNKSSAEGSSQNNVPSSDPVSEKVETASQPYESPIDMIDKAKKPRTRRSRFHSPSTTWSPNKDTARERKQSQSPSPKRETGKESRKSQSPSPKKESARGRRKSRSQSPKKDIAREKRRSQSRSPKRESTREGKRSESLSPKRETSRENRRSQSRVKDSSPREKSRSRSRERESDRDGARRDRERERERRTRRWSRSRSRSRSPSRSRTKSKSSSFGRNDRDSYSPRWKERWANDGWRCPRGNDRYRKSDPEKQNENTRKEKNDISSDADYPNSADKHRNDCPSWVTEKINSGPDPRTRNPEKLKNSHWEENRNENSGNSWNKNFGSGWMSNRGRGNRGRGTYRGSFAYTDQSENRWQNRKPLSGNSNDSGNESFKFVEQQPYKRKNEQEFSFDTPADRSGWTSASSWAVRKTLPADVQNYYSRRGRNSSGSQSGWMRQEEETVEQDSNLKDQTNQQGDGSQLPINMMQPQMNVMQQQVNAQQHQPMNIFPYPVGVHAPLMNIQRGPFNIHPQLPLHLHTGVPLMQVAAPTSVSQGLPPPPPPPPPSQQVNYMASQTDGKQLQGTPGAAHVSNNMSTPVLPAPAAAAAPGNSETVQGPSSGNTSSSSHSKASDAAVKLAESKVSVTVEASADSSKTDKKLQIQEKAAQEVKLAIKPFYQNKDITKEEYKEIVRKAVDKVCHSKSGEVNSTKVANLVKAYVDKYKYSRKGSQKKTLEEPVSTEKNIG from the exons GAAAAACTACATACAgtgaaatgggaagaaagaaaaatgcaacaaTAAAGATAAAG CCTCCGAGATCAAATCAGTGTACAAGTCAGTACTTCAGAAATTTTCTCTccaatatgttttcttctagcagtCACACTGGAGAATCTTCTTTTACCTGTAGAGCTTACTG taCAGAATTTATAGAAGTCAATGAAATCAGTGCATTAATTAGGCAGAAGAGACAGGAACTGGAATTGTCATGGTTTCCTGATACATTACCTGGAATTGGaag aATTGGTTTTATACCCTGGAATATTGAAACAGAAGTCCTTCCTCTCATCTCTTCTGTGATGCCAAGAACTATTTTTCCAACAAGTACCATATCGTTAGAGAACTTTG gTACTTCTTACAAGGGATATGCACTAGCACATActcaagaaggagaagagaagaagcaAACTTCTGGTACATCGAACACCAGAGGATCAAGACGAAAACCTGCAGCAACGACTCCTACAAGGAGATCTACACGTAACACGAGAGCTGAAACGGTCACTCAGTCCCAGAGATCTCCAGTATCAAATAATTCTGGGTGTGACGCCCCAGATAACAGCAATCCACCTGTAAGTGTTTCTCCTTCAGCTGAGTCTGAAAAGCAAACAAGACAAGCTCCAAAACGGAAGtctgtaagaagaggaagaaaaccacCTTTACTAAAAAAGAAACTTCGGAGCTCTGTCCCTCCCCCTGAAAAATCATCTTCCAGTGATTCAGCAGATGAAACAGCAGAGTCTGACACACCACCTGTTTTGGAGAAAGAGCACCAATCAGATGAAGAAAATAGTAACACTTGTGCTGTGCAGACAAATGTAGACGATAAGTCTGCTAACGGCTTGAAAAGTGGCAGTGAGCAAATAGAAGAAAGTGAACATACTGAGAACCATGATACAGAGGAAAGAGTAGAATCTTCATATTCTGAGTCTTGTACTCAAGAAGATCCTGTGCTagttggagaggaggaggaagttcAAAAAGTTGATAATACAGATATGAAGGCTAATGTTTTTTGTTTAGAAAGTGAGGtatctgaaaatatttctgaaaaaggAGGTGGTCCATTAGAAAATCAAGACGCAATATGTGGACCCTCAGAATCAGAGTTAAAAGCAGATATAGGTACAGATCATTCTCCAGATGATTTTCTTACATGTTCAGCATCTGAAATTGAAGTACACCAACCTACACCAAGCCTAGGTGACTTGTCTGAGAATGCAGAACTAGTGGTTAGTAAAGAAAATGTAGaggttaatgaagaaaaaataatagatgtTAATGATGAAAAGGTTATAGTGAGTCCTATAGTAGAAATTATTGATCATAAAGATACTACAGTAAAAACAGAACAGCTTGCAGACAGCCCCAAATTAGAGTCTTCTGAAGGTGGAGTTATACAAACAGTGGACAAAACATCTGTTGAGACCTCAGAGATTCAGTTGCCTGGGCATGTCGAAACTGAAGATGCAGAAATAACTGCAACGTGTGATACTCCAGGGAATGAAAATTTCAGTAGTATTCAAGactctgaaaataatttattaaaaaataatcttaacacCAAATTAGACGGATCTTTAGAAGAAAAGCCTGAGTCTCTGGTTGAACATACCAGATCTACAGAATTGCCTAACACACACATTGAACAGATTCAGCAGCGTTCTAGTGAAGACAATAATGAGATGATACCAATGGAATGTGATTCATTTTGCAGTGACCAGAATGAatctggaattgaactggctgtAAATGCTGATGCTAAACAATTGAATAAAAGTTCGGCAGAGGGCAGTTCTCAAAATAATGTGCCATCTTCCGATCCTGTAAGTGAAAAGGTTGAAACTGCATCTCAACCATATGAAAGCCCAATAGACATGATAGATAAAGCCAAAAAGCCTCGTACTCGAAGATCTAGATTTCATTCCCCATCTACAACTTGGTCTCCTAACAAAGACACTGCACGGGAAAGGAAGCAGTCACAGTCTCCATCCCCCaaaagagaaactggaaaagaaagcaggaagtctCAATCACCATCTCCCAAGAAAGAATCTGCAAGAGGACGGAGAAAATCTCGTTCTCAGTCCCCAAAAAAGGATATTGCAAGAGAAAAAAGGCGATCGCAGTCTCGATCTCCAAAAAGAGAGAGCACTAGAGAAGGCAAAAGATCAGAATCACTCTCCCCAAAGAGAGAGACTTCTAGAGAGAACAGAAGGTCTCAGTCAAGAGTGAAAGATTCCTCCCCAAGAGAAAAATCCAGGTCCcggagcagagaaagagaaagtgatagAGATGGGGCGAGGAGagaccgagagagagagagagaaaggagaaccaGAAGGTGGTCTAGGTCCAGATCTCGTTCTAGGTCACCATCAAGATCTAGAACAAAAAGTAAGAGTTCATCATTTGGTAGAAATGACAGAGACAGTTACTCCCCTCGGTGGAAGGAAAGATGGGCAAATGATGGATGGAGATGTCCACGAGGAAATGATCGGTACAGAAAGAGTgacccagagaaacagaatgaaaatacaagaaaagagaaaaatgacatcaGTTCAGATGCTGACTATCCAAATTCTGCTGACAAACATAGAAATGACTGTCCCAGTtgggtaacagaaaaaataaattctgggcCTGATCCAAGGACCAGGAAtccagaaaagttaaaaaattcccactgggaagaaaatagaaatgaaaattcaggGAATTCTTGGAATAAAAACTTTGGTTCAGGTTGGATGTCTAACCGTGGTAGAGGTAACCGTGGCAGAGGCACTTACAGAGGTAGTTTTGCCTATACGGATCAAAGTGAAAATCGGTGGCAAAACCGAAAACCGCTCTCAGGGAATTCAAATGATTCAGGGAACGAGTCTTTCAAGTTTGTGGAACAGCAACCGTATAAACGGAAAAATGAGCAAGAGTTCTCATTTGATACGCCAGCAGATCGATCCGGGTGGACATCTGCATCTAGTTGGGCTGTGAGAAAGACTCTGCCAGCAGATGTACAAAACTATTATTCACGACGTGGGAGGAATTCTTCAGGTTCACAGTCTGGATGGATGAGACAAGAAGAGGAGACCGTTGAACAGG ATTCTAACCTAAAAGACCAAACAAACCAACAAGGTGATGGTTCTCAGCTACCTATAAATATGATGCAACCACAAATGAATGTAATGCAGCAACAAGTGAATGCACAACAACACCAGCCTATGAATATCTTCCCATACCCAGTGGGTGTTCATGCTCCTTTGATGAACATCCAACGCGGTCCATTTAATATTCATCCTCAGCTACCCTTGCATCTGCACACAGGAGTACCTCTCATGCAGGTAGCCGCTCCTACCAGTGTATCTCAGGGACTaccgccaccaccaccccctcccccaccatcccagcAAGTCAACTACATGGCTTCGCAGACAGATGGAAAGCAGTTGCAG GGTACTCCTGGTGCTGCTCATGTAAGTAATAACATGAGTACACCAGTCTTGCctgctccagcagcagcagccgccccAGGAAATTCGGAAACAGTTCAGGGACCAAGTTCTGGTAATACTTCATCATCGAGTCACAGCAAAGCCTCTGATGCTGCTGTAAAATTGGCAGAAAGCAAAGTAAGTGTTACAGTGGAAGCCAGCGCAGATAGCTCGAAGACAGACAAG AAATTGCAAATTCAAGAGAAAGCAGCACAGGAGGTAAAACTGGCCATTAAGCcattttaccaaaataaagaTATCACCAAGGAAGAATATAAAGAGATTGTACGGAAAGCAGTAGATAAA GTTTGTCATAGTAAGAGTGGAGAAGTCAATTCTACTAAAGTGGCAAATTTGGTTAAAGCCTATGTAGACAAATACAAATACTCGCGGAAGGGAAGCCAAAAGAAAACTCTGGAAGAACCTGTGTCTACTGAAAAAAACATAGGCTGA